In Prochlorococcus marinus str. MIT 1214, one DNA window encodes the following:
- a CDS encoding tetratricopeptide repeat protein, with protein sequence MGSSDKEQGKKKVTEVKTFSVPFSLGESKENITITTNTPSKPSKEQIINQAFRFHSQGNISEAAKQYQYFIDQGFSDYRVFSNYGGILKSFGKLKEAELLTRKAIELKPDFAIAHCNLGNILNDLGKLKEAELSTRKAIELKPDIAIAHYNLGNILKTLGNLQEAELSQRKAIELNPNYAKAYSNLGIILNDIGKSKEAELLYRKAIELKPDFAEGYYNLGKILKALGNLQEAELSTRKAIKIKPDYVDTHISLGNILRDLGKLQEARLCSEKIMSLRSWSISGSYSFNYEMRLD encoded by the coding sequence ATGGGATCTAGTGATAAAGAGCAAGGAAAAAAGAAAGTGACTGAAGTAAAAACATTCTCAGTTCCATTTTCTTTAGGAGAAAGCAAAGAAAACATCACTATTACTACAAATACTCCTTCTAAACCTTCTAAAGAACAAATAATTAATCAAGCATTTAGGTTTCATTCTCAAGGAAACATTTCAGAAGCAGCCAAACAGTATCAATATTTTATTGATCAAGGGTTTAGTGATTACAGAGTTTTTTCTAATTATGGAGGCATATTAAAAAGCTTTGGCAAATTAAAAGAAGCAGAATTGTTGACTCGCAAAGCAATTGAACTTAAACCTGATTTCGCGATTGCGCATTGCAATCTGGGGAACATCTTGAATGATCTTGGCAAATTAAAAGAAGCAGAATTATCTACTCGCAAAGCAATTGAACTCAAACCTGATATCGCGATTGCGCATTACAATCTGGGAAATATCTTGAAAACTCTTGGCAACTTACAAGAAGCAGAATTATCACAACGTAAAGCAATTGAACTCAATCCTAATTACGCAAAGGCGTATTCCAATCTGGGAATCATATTGAATGATATTGGAAAATCAAAAGAAGCAGAATTGTTATACCGTAAAGCAATTGAACTTAAACCTGATTTCGCAGAGGGATATTATAATCTAGGAAAAATATTGAAAGCTCTTGGTAACTTACAAGAAGCAGAACTATCTACTCGCAAAGCAATTAAAATTAAACCTGATTACGTAGATACTCATATCAGTCTTGGAAATATATTGAGGGATCTTGGCAAATTACAAGAAGCAAGATTATGTTCAGAAAAAATTATGTCTTTAAGGTCATGGTCAATTTCCGGTTCATATAGTTTTAATTATGAGATGAGATTAGATTGA
- a CDS encoding HEAT repeat domain-containing protein, producing the protein MNQVFAGGLALIIALILWSSKKQSKASVFFKSQKDSFAKAEVSSSELIIDKSLQNQKSKKLNNKNSKSFSQTNSLNSIETKKRLTKLISSNPTDRLLAIKIASQWENNKAVPFLRRGLKDSDSRVVIASAAGIASYKGKFFDLHKKPQASRPPRNVSLMR; encoded by the coding sequence ATGAATCAAGTTTTTGCTGGTGGTTTAGCTCTAATTATTGCTTTAATCCTTTGGAGTTCAAAAAAACAATCCAAGGCATCAGTTTTTTTCAAATCTCAAAAGGATTCCTTTGCAAAGGCTGAGGTATCATCATCAGAATTGATAATCGATAAGAGTTTACAAAATCAAAAATCCAAAAAACTGAATAACAAAAACTCCAAGTCTTTTTCACAGACAAATTCACTTAATTCAATAGAAACTAAGAAAAGATTAACTAAATTAATCTCTAGCAACCCTACTGATCGTCTATTAGCTATTAAAATCGCCAGTCAATGGGAGAATAATAAAGCAGTACCTTTTTTAAGAAGAGGGTTGAAGGATTCTGACAGTAGAGTTGTTATTGCTTCTGCTGCTGGAATTGCATCTTACAAAGGTAAATTTTTTGATTTACATAAAAAACCTCAAGCTTCTCGTCCCCCTCGAAATGTATCTCTAATGCGATAG
- a CDS encoding photosystem I reaction center protein subunit XI — protein sequence MTKSQETLMQRWAVKTVSDPTVGNLQTPVNSGWFTKMVINNLPVYREGLSPNFRGLETGAIFGYLLFGPFSMTGPLRNTDFALTAGLLGGVGAIQILTALFILYNAAGKSPNVQPPDATVANPPSDLFTRAGWSDFTNGFWLGGTGGVVFAWLLIGTLHLDTVLPLIKEYHLLGA from the coding sequence ATGACTAAATCTCAAGAAACACTTATGCAAAGGTGGGCTGTAAAAACAGTCTCAGACCCAACTGTTGGCAATCTTCAAACCCCAGTGAATAGTGGTTGGTTTACCAAGATGGTTATAAATAATCTTCCTGTCTATAGAGAGGGCTTATCGCCAAACTTCAGAGGTCTAGAAACAGGAGCAATTTTTGGTTATTTACTGTTTGGTCCTTTTTCTATGACAGGGCCTCTTAGGAATACGGATTTTGCCTTAACGGCAGGCTTGCTTGGCGGAGTGGGAGCTATTCAAATATTGACTGCTCTTTTTATTCTTTACAACGCTGCTGGTAAGTCGCCTAATGTCCAACCTCCTGATGCAACAGTAGCAAATCCTCCTTCTGATTTATTTACAAGAGCAGGATGGAGTGATTTTACAAATGGTTTTTGGTTAGGAGGCACAGGAGGTGTTGTGTTTGCTTGGTTGTTAATTGGTACTTTGCATCTAGATACTGTTTTACCTTTGATTAAGGAATATCATTTACTTGGAGCTTAA
- a CDS encoding glycosyltransferase family 2 protein, protein MNSNVALSIVVPIYNEEESLPFLVKQLLEVLQPMKETFEVVLVNDGSSDNSAEVIRKLSFEIPELVGVLLRKNYGQTAAMAAGFDISSGEIVVTLDGDLQNDPADIPLLVNKIRDGFDLVSGWRYRRQDAAISRKLPSRIANRLIGKVTGVRLNDYGCSLKAYRKEVLTDMRLYGELHRFLPVLANIEGARITEVKVNHRARQFGSSKYGIDRTFRVLMDLLTVWFMNRFLTRPMYVFGFGGILAIIGSFITSFYLLTIKLLGEDIGNRPLLIFALLLAVTGVQLFGFGLLGELQIRTYHESQNRPIYRIRDTFRGGREA, encoded by the coding sequence ATGAATTCTAATGTTGCACTATCAATAGTTGTACCTATCTATAACGAAGAAGAAAGTCTTCCTTTTTTGGTAAAGCAGTTATTAGAGGTTTTACAGCCAATGAAGGAAACTTTTGAAGTAGTTTTAGTTAATGATGGTTCATCAGATAACAGCGCAGAGGTAATTAGAAAACTAAGCTTTGAGATACCAGAATTAGTTGGAGTTCTTCTTCGAAAAAACTATGGACAGACCGCTGCAATGGCAGCAGGATTTGATATTTCCTCTGGAGAGATAGTTGTCACACTTGATGGTGATTTGCAAAATGATCCTGCAGATATTCCGTTATTAGTTAATAAGATTAGGGATGGATTTGATCTTGTAAGTGGGTGGAGATATCGACGGCAAGATGCTGCGATAAGTAGAAAGCTTCCATCAAGAATTGCTAACCGATTAATTGGGAAGGTTACTGGTGTACGACTGAATGATTATGGGTGTTCTTTAAAGGCTTATAGGAAAGAAGTATTGACAGATATGAGATTATATGGAGAATTGCATAGATTCTTACCTGTTCTTGCAAATATTGAAGGAGCAAGAATTACTGAAGTTAAAGTAAATCATAGAGCCCGTCAATTTGGATCTAGTAAGTATGGAATAGATAGAACTTTTAGAGTCTTGATGGACTTGTTGACTGTTTGGTTTATGAATAGATTTTTAACGAGACCTATGTATGTTTTTGGTTTTGGTGGAATTCTCGCAATTATTGGGAGCTTCATAACAAGCTTTTATCTATTAACAATCAAACTTTTAGGAGAAGATATAGGTAATAGACCTTTACTTATTTTTGCTTTACTTCTTGCAGTGACGGGAGTTCAACTATTTGGATTTGGATTGCTTGGAGAGTTGCAAATCCGCACTTATCATGAAAGTCAAAATAGACCTATCTATCGCATTAGAGATACATTTCGAGGGGGACGAGAAGCTTGA
- a CDS encoding photosystem I reaction center subunit VIII, producing MTSELASSLLPAILIPLVGIMGPAVFIVLIGRYITATE from the coding sequence ATGACTAGTGAACTAGCTTCAAGTTTGCTTCCCGCTATTCTGATTCCATTAGTTGGAATAATGGGTCCAGCCGTTTTCATTGTTTTAATTGGTAGGTACATAACCGCTACTGAGTAA
- a CDS encoding C40 family peptidase, producing MTLEVLLNNTSFVLGSLWKLRTNIDGFKSENSDELVTQASIGRTFQLIDCLKSNLKNKQIIHRVKVRLLEDGYICWFRFSELIHQASKIESWEPKFFTEEKIISRIPEILSWTRAARKMSNEYLWGGTVGPNFDCSGLVQSAFASSGIWIPRDAYQQERFCKNIALDIEALGEELKPGDLLFFGSSEKCTHVGLHIENGFYIHSSGVTDGHNGIEIDGLFQPNLGKISSFYRSKFRSAGRVISCYQSEKL from the coding sequence ATGACCTTAGAGGTTTTGCTAAATAATACTTCATTTGTTTTGGGAAGTTTATGGAAACTGCGAACAAATATTGATGGATTTAAAAGTGAAAATAGTGATGAATTAGTTACGCAAGCAAGTATTGGTAGGACTTTTCAATTGATTGATTGTTTAAAATCCAATTTAAAAAACAAGCAAATTATCCATAGAGTTAAAGTGCGTCTTTTGGAAGATGGCTATATTTGTTGGTTTAGATTTTCTGAATTAATTCATCAAGCTTCAAAAATAGAATCATGGGAACCTAAATTTTTTACTGAAGAGAAAATTATTTCTAGGATTCCGGAGATATTATCTTGGACTAGGGCTGCGAGAAAAATGAGTAATGAATATTTGTGGGGTGGAACTGTAGGTCCAAATTTTGATTGCTCTGGTTTGGTTCAATCTGCTTTTGCAAGTTCAGGCATTTGGATACCAAGAGATGCTTATCAGCAGGAAAGATTCTGTAAAAATATTGCATTGGATATAGAAGCCTTAGGCGAAGAATTAAAACCTGGCGATTTACTTTTCTTTGGATCGTCAGAAAAATGTACCCACGTTGGATTGCATATTGAGAATGGTTTTTATATCCATAGTTCTGGGGTAACTGATGGGCATAATGGAATAGAGATTGATGGTTTATTTCAACCGAACCTTGGAAAAATTTCTTCTTTTTACAGATCTAAATTTAGATCTGCTGGACGAGTGATCTCTTGTTATCAGAGTGAAAAACTCTAA
- a CDS encoding tetratricopeptide repeat protein gives METNINTARSLFKENKYQETINTCNQILITDKNSIEAIKLIAKSFVSIKRIEDARLYLNKALDIKPNDYEVIKELGNTYQAEGDINNAKNYYKKAISINSSYAPALTNLGGIELNAGNKKEALSLLIKATESDPKLAPAWVNLANGYLQLQRMQESKIACCKSIEINPNLFNSHFFLANILIWEKKLLEAELSLCKAIELKPDFFEAHLNLGAILKDLGKLKEAELSTRKAIQLNPNNAQAYSNLGGILKDLGNLDEAELSTRKAIQLSPCNAQSYSNLGDILKDLGNLNEAELSTRKAIQLNPSYTEAYYNLGGILGELGKLKEAELLTRKAIEMNPNYAEAYYNLGGILVELGNKKEASILYRKSIELKPNFADAYNNLATILIDIGDLEEVAILYRKSIKLKPNSASSHRGLSIYFYLIGNHDLALTSILKAYSIEPKDLSNKVLLNIFKGQSIIKEKSLNQNYNESDLEEKDLDLNPLILNRPVEKELIDTLYNIKAQDQALKQAPTYGNAIGSNYELFDRDESMIKNIKDDLTSIAMNSVRSDILIEASFFTIFRSGGGLISHTHLNKLDRLNGLNLASKKFSLVYYLSVGDQKCEEPGILKLEEPNQDILPTNGLIIIFPAGRKHSVFYKGKKDRIIIGVNFYKI, from the coding sequence TTGGAAACGAATATAAACACAGCTAGATCCCTTTTTAAAGAAAATAAGTATCAAGAGACAATTAATACTTGTAATCAAATACTAATTACTGATAAGAATTCAATTGAAGCTATCAAATTAATCGCAAAGTCATTTGTATCAATAAAAAGAATAGAAGATGCTCGTTTGTATTTAAATAAAGCCCTAGATATAAAACCTAATGATTATGAAGTAATTAAAGAACTAGGCAATACATATCAAGCTGAAGGCGATATTAATAATGCTAAAAACTATTATAAAAAGGCTATAAGTATTAATAGTTCATATGCTCCAGCATTGACAAATCTTGGAGGCATTGAGCTGAATGCAGGTAATAAAAAAGAAGCATTATCTTTATTAATCAAAGCTACAGAATCAGATCCTAAATTAGCTCCTGCTTGGGTGAACCTTGCTAATGGATATCTTCAACTACAAAGAATGCAAGAGTCAAAAATTGCTTGCTGCAAATCAATAGAGATCAATCCAAATCTCTTCAACTCTCATTTCTTTCTTGCGAACATACTGATTTGGGAGAAAAAACTTTTAGAAGCTGAGTTATCGCTATGCAAAGCCATTGAACTCAAACCCGATTTCTTCGAAGCTCATCTAAACCTTGGTGCAATTTTAAAAGATCTAGGAAAGCTAAAAGAAGCTGAATTATCGACCCGTAAAGCTATTCAATTGAATCCTAATAATGCCCAAGCATATTCCAATCTTGGAGGCATATTAAAAGATCTTGGCAATCTAGATGAAGCTGAATTATCGACCCGTAAAGCTATTCAATTAAGTCCTTGTAATGCCCAGTCATATTCAAATCTAGGAGACATATTAAAAGATCTTGGTAATCTAAATGAAGCCGAATTATCGACCCGTAAAGCTATTCAATTGAATCCTAGTTATACCGAAGCTTATTATAATCTTGGAGGCATATTAGGAGAACTTGGAAAACTAAAAGAGGCTGAATTATTGACTCGCAAAGCTATTGAAATGAATCCTAATTATGCCGAAGCTTATTATAATCTTGGAGGTATATTAGTCGAACTTGGAAATAAAAAAGAGGCATCTATATTATACCGAAAATCAATCGAACTCAAACCTAATTTTGCTGATGCTTATAATAATCTAGCAACCATATTAATAGATATTGGTGATTTAGAGGAAGTTGCTATACTATACCGTAAATCAATTAAACTTAAACCTAATTCCGCTTCATCGCATAGAGGTTTAAGTATCTATTTCTATCTAATCGGAAATCATGATTTAGCTTTAACTAGTATCTTAAAGGCCTATTCAATTGAACCAAAAGATTTAAGCAATAAAGTGTTATTAAATATCTTCAAAGGTCAAAGCATAATCAAAGAAAAAAGCCTAAATCAGAATTATAATGAAAGCGATCTAGAAGAAAAAGATTTAGATTTAAATCCATTAATTCTAAATCGACCAGTAGAAAAAGAACTTATAGATACTTTATACAATATCAAGGCTCAAGATCAGGCACTAAAACAAGCACCAACCTATGGGAATGCTATAGGTTCAAACTATGAATTGTTTGATAGAGATGAATCAATGATAAAAAATATCAAAGACGACTTAACAAGTATTGCAATGAATTCTGTTAGATCTGATATTTTAATAGAGGCTTCTTTCTTTACAATATTTCGTTCAGGAGGTGGATTGATAAGTCATACTCATCTTAACAAACTGGATAGGTTGAATGGTTTAAATCTAGCAAGTAAAAAATTTTCTCTAGTGTATTATTTATCCGTAGGTGATCAAAAATGTGAAGAACCTGGAATTCTAAAACTTGAAGAACCTAATCAAGATATTCTTCCTACTAATGGTTTGATAATTATCTTTCCCGCAGGAAGAAAACACTCTGTTTTTTATAAAGGTAAAAAAGATAGGATCATTATTGGTGTAAATTTTTATAAAATATAA
- a CDS encoding DUF1651 domain-containing protein, with product MNQPIREALPTPTGWLVAPTREFCLFFIRDPKSVMVAPTVYTQLWYCLEDGTPTKLKNTRRLDYECAVETWHELLSQDWELVEHQLNACVEAA from the coding sequence ATGAATCAACCAATCAGAGAAGCATTGCCAACACCAACAGGATGGTTAGTTGCACCAACGAGAGAATTTTGTTTGTTCTTTATTCGTGATCCGAAGTCGGTCATGGTTGCCCCAACTGTTTACACACAACTGTGGTATTGCCTTGAAGATGGCACTCCAACCAAATTGAAAAACACAAGAAGACTTGATTACGAATGTGCTGTAGAAACTTGGCATGAACTCTTATCTCAAGATTGGGAGTTAGTGGAGCATCAGCTCAATGCCTGTGTTGAAGCTGCTTAA
- a CDS encoding FkbM family methyltransferase: MDISKKEFINLGGFNDLIKMRYGWMVYNKNDMYIGKSIKEYGEWSQGEIDLCKQILTSSDVVIEVGSNIGSHTLALAKTVNEGVVFAFEPQNVVFQNLCANISINSITNCFCFNSALSDKKGEDFYYPNFDFTEESNFAGISLTKEKSSNVHQAKVDTLDNRFANLQRLKLLKTDAEGMEVNVLKGGFDLIKRTKPFLYVENDANYIEKSKELIELIWSLDYRIFWHIIPLYNKNNFFKNENNLFDKVHSVNILAIRKDQNIRIDLPEVKDSSHYPDLSNLIAN, from the coding sequence ATGGATATTTCTAAAAAAGAATTTATAAATCTTGGAGGTTTCAACGATCTAATCAAAATGAGATATGGTTGGATGGTTTATAACAAAAATGATATGTATATCGGTAAAAGTATCAAAGAATATGGGGAATGGTCGCAAGGAGAAATAGATTTATGTAAACAGATTTTGACCTCTAGTGATGTCGTAATTGAAGTTGGATCAAATATTGGAAGTCATACACTTGCTTTAGCAAAAACTGTTAATGAAGGAGTAGTATTTGCATTTGAACCCCAAAATGTAGTTTTTCAAAATCTTTGTGCAAATATCTCTATCAACTCAATAACGAATTGTTTTTGCTTTAACTCTGCTTTATCGGATAAAAAGGGCGAGGATTTTTATTATCCTAATTTTGATTTTACTGAGGAATCTAATTTTGCAGGAATTAGTCTTACTAAAGAAAAGTCTTCAAATGTTCATCAAGCAAAGGTTGATACTTTAGATAATAGGTTTGCAAATTTGCAAAGATTAAAACTTTTAAAAACAGACGCTGAAGGAATGGAAGTGAATGTTCTTAAAGGTGGTTTTGACTTAATAAAGAGAACAAAACCCTTTTTGTACGTAGAGAATGATGCGAATTACATTGAGAAATCAAAAGAATTAATTGAATTAATATGGTCTTTAGACTATAGAATATTCTGGCATATTATTCCTCTTTACAATAAAAATAACTTCTTTAAAAATGAAAATAATTTATTTGATAAGGTACATTCTGTTAATATACTGGCTATCAGAAAAGATCAGAACATTAGAATAGATTTACCTGAAGTTAAAGATAGTTCGCATTATCCTGACTTATCAAATTTGATTGCTAATTAA
- a CDS encoding tetratricopeptide repeat protein: protein MVSNNKEQGKKKIPEAQTFPVPYTLDKKKENIGINTNNLSTPSKPSKPSKPSKPSKEELINQAFKFHSQGNFSEAVKLYQYLINQGINDQRVFSNYGIILKNLGKLKEAELSFRHAIKINPDFAEAHYNLGNILRNSGKLKEAAKSILTAIKIKPSSNSYFAYASCLYELKELNSCIESLYKSKELVKQKSDSQIIKASIIVAESAKSLSFNSTNKIKEKKLFDKRFDRLIINRTVEDELVSYLYTMKTKGLDDSGDSRYGPGLCTDFKLFEDTSPVISKLSNDLEEICKKALGVNNIFSCDSFFNLFVSGSGQPPHWHLSQADENFNLASKKYSLVYYLDIGDQDCEEPGILKLHDPDEEILPKKGMIIIIGAQRYHSVSYHGNKKRLMVGVNFYGL from the coding sequence ATGGTATCAAATAATAAAGAGCAAGGGAAAAAGAAAATCCCTGAAGCCCAAACATTTCCTGTTCCATATACTTTAGATAAAAAAAAAGAAAATATTGGTATAAATACTAATAATCTTTCTACTCCTTCTAAGCCTTCTAAGCCTTCTAAGCCTTCTAAGCCTTCTAAAGAAGAATTAATTAATCAAGCATTTAAGTTTCATAGTCAAGGAAACTTTTCGGAAGCAGTCAAACTTTATCAATATTTAATCAATCAAGGTATTAATGATCAAAGAGTTTTTTCTAATTATGGAATCATATTAAAAAATCTAGGCAAATTAAAAGAAGCAGAATTATCCTTTCGCCATGCAATTAAAATTAACCCTGATTTTGCAGAGGCTCATTATAATCTCGGAAACATATTGAGAAATTCAGGGAAACTAAAAGAAGCAGCAAAATCCATTCTTACAGCGATTAAAATTAAACCTTCTTCGAATTCATACTTTGCTTATGCAAGTTGTCTTTATGAACTGAAAGAGTTGAATTCTTGCATCGAAAGTCTTTATAAATCTAAAGAATTAGTAAAGCAAAAGTCGGATTCACAAATAATAAAAGCGTCAATTATCGTAGCTGAATCAGCAAAAAGCTTATCATTTAATTCCACTAATAAAATAAAAGAAAAAAAGCTTTTCGACAAAAGATTTGATAGGTTAATAATAAATAGAACAGTAGAAGATGAACTTGTATCTTACCTGTATACAATGAAAACAAAAGGACTTGATGACAGCGGAGATAGTAGATATGGACCAGGTTTATGCACGGATTTTAAATTATTTGAGGACACCTCTCCTGTTATATCAAAGTTATCAAATGATTTGGAAGAGATTTGTAAAAAAGCGCTAGGAGTAAATAACATATTTTCTTGTGATTCATTTTTCAATCTTTTTGTCTCAGGCTCAGGGCAGCCACCACATTGGCACCTGAGTCAAGCAGATGAAAACTTTAATTTAGCTTCTAAAAAATATAGTCTCGTCTATTATCTAGATATCGGTGATCAAGATTGTGAAGAACCAGGCATCTTAAAATTACATGACCCTGACGAAGAAATCTTACCTAAAAAAGGCATGATTATTATAATAGGTGCTCAAAGATATCACTCAGTTTCATATCATGGAAACAAAAAAAGACTAATGGTAGGGGTTAATTTTTATGGCTTATAA
- a CDS encoding serine hydrolase: MAFYRQDPEMAYCLKGLLDRFEKEGRPNLQQNIAITCIRYDNQSPSASSGYGTGWNSNRNFYPASVVKIVYALATQVWLKQDLIVDSKELRRALYEMIANSNNDATSYILDLLTGTTSGPSLNESNYQAWKTQRQLINHWLNDLKWPEIKNWNCSQKTWNEGPFGREKDFYGKKNENRNRMTTDGSARIFESLMTLEILPKVTSERLIKVFQRSLDPVARKQNIENQVDGFLGAGLPLASKLWSKAGLMSEVRHDVAWWESPNKNPMLAVVFTTGKELVKDQFLLPAISSELNKLAI, from the coding sequence ATGGCGTTCTACCGACAAGACCCTGAGATGGCATATTGCCTGAAAGGTCTCCTCGACAGGTTTGAAAAAGAAGGTCGTCCAAACCTTCAACAGAATATTGCAATAACATGCATACGTTATGACAATCAGAGTCCATCGGCATCTAGTGGATATGGAACAGGGTGGAATTCAAACAGAAATTTTTATCCTGCAAGCGTAGTAAAAATAGTTTATGCATTGGCGACTCAGGTATGGCTAAAGCAAGACTTAATTGTTGACTCAAAAGAACTTAGAAGAGCTTTATATGAAATGATCGCAAACTCCAATAATGACGCCACAAGTTATATTTTAGATCTTTTAACAGGCACAACAAGTGGTCCATCTCTTAATGAGTCAAACTATCAAGCATGGAAAACCCAAAGGCAATTAATTAACCACTGGCTAAATGATCTGAAATGGCCTGAAATAAAAAATTGGAACTGCAGTCAAAAGACTTGGAATGAAGGCCCTTTTGGAAGGGAGAAGGATTTTTATGGAAAAAAAAATGAGAATCGAAACAGGATGACAACCGATGGGAGTGCCAGAATCTTTGAATCATTAATGACTCTTGAAATACTCCCAAAAGTCACAAGCGAACGTTTAATAAAAGTTTTTCAACGCTCACTCGATCCAGTTGCTCGCAAGCAAAATATAGAGAATCAAGTAGATGGTTTTTTGGGAGCAGGCCTTCCTTTGGCTTCTAAACTTTGGAGCAAAGCTGGTCTAATGAGTGAAGTTCGCCATGATGTCGCATGGTGGGAATCGCCTAATAAGAATCCTATGCTTGCAGTAGTTTTTACAACTGGCAAAGAATTAGTCAAAGATCAATTTTTACTTCCTGCGATTAGCAGTGAGTTGAACAAATTAGCTATTTAG